Part of the Syntrophorhabdaceae bacterium genome is shown below.
ACCATCAGCTTCAGGGACAGCTTTGCAGGCTTCATCAGGTATCTCGTGGGGCCGGCGCGTTACCGGCTCGGGGTCCTCTGCCTTTTGCCGGTGGTCGCCGGATTTCTTTTCGGCTTCATCCGGTCGTGGCGCGCCAAGGAGCTGATGTCCATCTATTTTTTTGGGGGCCTGAACGTGAAGGAGCTTACGGAGACTGCTTCACGGTACTCTCTGGAGGAGTTGCCCAAGATCGTGCGAAAGGAGATGGATCACCTCCTTGAATGGCATAAGGAGCGGGGCGACACGGTGGTCGTCGTCTCAGCCTCTATCGATCTCTGGCTCAGGGACTGGTGCCGGAGCCGCGGGATCGGCCTCATCGCCACGGAGCTCGAGGTAAAGGAAGGCCGCGTCACGGGCAGGTTTCTCACCAGGAATTGCAGCGGAAAGGAAAAAGTGAAGAGGATCGAAAAAGAGCTCGATCTCTCCTGTTTCGACCATATCTATGCCTATGGCGATAGCCCAGGAGACCGCGCCATGCTCCGCCTTGCCCATGAAGCCTATTACCGGGGAAAGCGCCTCAACCCTTAGGCTTTCTTCTCCCAAAAGAGCATCTTTCGTATCCGGTCGAGGACGACCTCCCTCATTCCCGGGTTTTTTACCGGCTCTTTCTCCTGCCAATCCCGCCAATTCCCCAAAAGGTCGTGGTGCAGCTCCGCGCAACCACGGTGGAAGGAGACCGCAGGGCGGGGATCGAGAAGGGCGGCACATGCGGAGAGTCTCTCGAGGAGTCTCTCTTTTTCCTCCTCATTTTCGGCATTGAAGACGATCACCCGGGTGGCCTTAGTCGGATCGCCGGAGCCGAACCGCCCCTTCACCGCCATCTCCCCTAGAAATTTCCTTTCGAATTCATCGAGGAAGGAGGCGCACTCCTCCATGGCGGGAAGGGTCACCACC
Proteins encoded:
- a CDS encoding HAD-IB family hydrolase, which encodes MALALFDFDGTISFRDSFAGFIRYLVGPARYRLGVLCLLPVVAGFLFGFIRSWRAKELMSIYFFGGLNVKELTETASRYSLEELPKIVRKEMDHLLEWHKERGDTVVVVSASIDLWLRDWCRSRGIGLIATELEVKEGRVTGRFLTRNCSGKEKVKRIEKELDLSCFDHIYAYGDSPGDRAMLRLAHEAYYRGKRLNP